The following coding sequences lie in one Pseudorca crassidens isolate mPseCra1 chromosome 2, mPseCra1.hap1, whole genome shotgun sequence genomic window:
- the PPCS gene encoding phosphopantothenate--cysteine ligase isoform X2, with amino-acid sequence MVANRPLTIAAARGPGSSAMFYLAAAVSDFYVPVSEMPEHKIQSSGGPLQITMKMVPKMLSPLVKDWAPKAFIISFKLETDPSIVIDRARNALEIYRHQVVVANILDSRRSFVVIITKESETKLLLSEEEVGKGIEIEEKIVDDLQSRHTAFIHDKN; translated from the exons ATGGTAGCGAACCGCCCCCTCACTATTGCGGCTGCGCGTGGGCCAG GCTCTTCTGCGATGTTTTACCTGGCTGCGGCCGTGTCAGATTTCTATGTTCCTGTGTCCGAAATGCCTGAACACAAGATCCAGTCATCTGGGGGCCCACTGCAG ATAACAATGAAGATGGTGCCAAAAATGCTTTCTCCTTTGGTTAAAGACTGGGCTCCCAAAGCatttataatttcctttaagTTGGAGACTGACCCCTCCATTGTAATTGATCGTGCACGGAATGCTTTGGAAATTTATCGACATCAAGTGGTGGTGGCTAACATCCTTGATTCACGACGGTCCTTTGTGGTTATTATAACCAAAGAGTCAGAAACCAAGTTATTGTTATCAGAGGAAGAAGTAGGAAAAGGTATAGAGATAGAAGAGAAGATAGTGGATGATCTTCAGTCTCGACATACCGCTTTTATACATGACAAAAACTGA
- the PPCS gene encoding phosphopantothenate--cysteine ligase isoform X1 — MAAVDLVAEFPQPAGAARWAEVMARFAAGLGAQGRRVVLVTSGGTKVPLEARPVRFLDNFSSGRRGATSAEAFLAAGYGVLFLYRARSAFPFAHRFPPQTWLSALRPSGRAASGLLSLEAEEKALPGFAAALRSYQEAEAAGTFLAIEFTTLADYLHLLQAAAQALNPLGSSAMFYLAAAVSDFYVPVSEMPEHKIQSSGGPLQITMKMVPKMLSPLVKDWAPKAFIISFKLETDPSIVIDRARNALEIYRHQVVVANILDSRRSFVVIITKESETKLLLSEEEVGKGIEIEEKIVDDLQSRHTAFIHDKN, encoded by the exons ATGGCGGCAGTCGACTTGGTCGCCGAGTTCCCCCAGCCCGCCGGTGCTGCGCGCTGGGCCGAGGTGATGGCTCGGTTCGCCGCCGGCTTGGGCGCGCAGGGCCGACGGGTAGTGTTGGTCACGTCCGGCGGCACCAAGGTCCCCCTGGAAGCCCGGCCTGTGCGCTTCCTGGACAACTTCAGCAGCGGGCGGCGCGGTGCTACCTCGGCCGAAGCCTTCCTGGCCGCGGGCTACGGGGTCCTGTTTCTGTACCGTGCTCGCTCTGCCTTCCCCTTTGCCCACCGCTTCCCGCCCCAGACCTGGCTGTCGGCTCTGCGGCCCTCCGGCCGAGCGGCTTCGGGCTTGCTGAGCTTGGAGGCGGAGGAGAAGGCACTCCCGGGCTTCGCCGCGGCTCTGCGGAGCTACCAGGAGGCTGAGGCTGCCGGCACCTTCCTGGCCATAGAGTTCACCACTTTGGCAGACTATTTGCATCTGCTGCAGGCTGCAGCCCAGGCGCTCAATCCGCTAG GCTCTTCTGCGATGTTTTACCTGGCTGCGGCCGTGTCAGATTTCTATGTTCCTGTGTCCGAAATGCCTGAACACAAGATCCAGTCATCTGGGGGCCCACTGCAG ATAACAATGAAGATGGTGCCAAAAATGCTTTCTCCTTTGGTTAAAGACTGGGCTCCCAAAGCatttataatttcctttaagTTGGAGACTGACCCCTCCATTGTAATTGATCGTGCACGGAATGCTTTGGAAATTTATCGACATCAAGTGGTGGTGGCTAACATCCTTGATTCACGACGGTCCTTTGTGGTTATTATAACCAAAGAGTCAGAAACCAAGTTATTGTTATCAGAGGAAGAAGTAGGAAAAGGTATAGAGATAGAAGAGAAGATAGTGGATGATCTTCAGTCTCGACATACCGCTTTTATACATGACAAAAACTGA
- the PPCS gene encoding phosphopantothenate--cysteine ligase isoform X3, whose protein sequence is MFYLAAAVSDFYVPVSEMPEHKIQSSGGPLQITMKMVPKMLSPLVKDWAPKAFIISFKLETDPSIVIDRARNALEIYRHQVVVANILDSRRSFVVIITKESETKLLLSEEEVGKGIEIEEKIVDDLQSRHTAFIHDKN, encoded by the exons ATGTTTTACCTGGCTGCGGCCGTGTCAGATTTCTATGTTCCTGTGTCCGAAATGCCTGAACACAAGATCCAGTCATCTGGGGGCCCACTGCAG ATAACAATGAAGATGGTGCCAAAAATGCTTTCTCCTTTGGTTAAAGACTGGGCTCCCAAAGCatttataatttcctttaagTTGGAGACTGACCCCTCCATTGTAATTGATCGTGCACGGAATGCTTTGGAAATTTATCGACATCAAGTGGTGGTGGCTAACATCCTTGATTCACGACGGTCCTTTGTGGTTATTATAACCAAAGAGTCAGAAACCAAGTTATTGTTATCAGAGGAAGAAGTAGGAAAAGGTATAGAGATAGAAGAGAAGATAGTGGATGATCTTCAGTCTCGACATACCGCTTTTATACATGACAAAAACTGA
- the PPCS gene encoding phosphopantothenate--cysteine ligase isoform X4 produces the protein MKMVPKMLSPLVKDWAPKAFIISFKLETDPSIVIDRARNALEIYRHQVVVANILDSRRSFVVIITKESETKLLLSEEEVGKGIEIEEKIVDDLQSRHTAFIHDKN, from the coding sequence ATGAAGATGGTGCCAAAAATGCTTTCTCCTTTGGTTAAAGACTGGGCTCCCAAAGCatttataatttcctttaagTTGGAGACTGACCCCTCCATTGTAATTGATCGTGCACGGAATGCTTTGGAAATTTATCGACATCAAGTGGTGGTGGCTAACATCCTTGATTCACGACGGTCCTTTGTGGTTATTATAACCAAAGAGTCAGAAACCAAGTTATTGTTATCAGAGGAAGAAGTAGGAAAAGGTATAGAGATAGAAGAGAAGATAGTGGATGATCTTCAGTCTCGACATACCGCTTTTATACATGACAAAAACTGA